In Myxococcales bacterium, the following proteins share a genomic window:
- a CDS encoding ferritin-like domain-containing protein, which yields MRSHLALLRASVLVALGLPAIACGADSEETGKSWPCTDSMPFPGDPALSMCSEGTIHRTATAQCPNSLPRPETCTPTGGGSSECSADTDCTAKPHGLCGVKQQVVDCVCFYGCVTDADCDAGSVCVCGQPAGYCFTASCATDADCGAGALCAQARLEKCGSFGFRCQRGGDQCAQDSDCAPGQQCAVSGGLAKCQENDCPVPGRPFFVDDAARVAAVVERADWCSDFRPRVKGLTGGERAALAAHWAKVGQMEHASVAAFARFTLQLLALGAPAALVRDSQEAMADELRHAQTAFGLASAYSGSQVGPAALDVSGALGGEDVASIVRLTFREGCVGESAAAHEARVSAESAADPVVRGVLEDIGADEERHALLAWKLVRWAFDCFGTEARDAVRAEVARLEAEAALAPAPEGAFAAHGVFDEAARLALRAEAVRAVVLPCAEALFAEAGSSGEGAHNRAA from the coding sequence ATGCGGTCACATCTCGCCCTTCTCCGTGCCAGCGTGCTCGTCGCCCTCGGGCTCCCCGCCATCGCGTGCGGCGCGGACAGCGAGGAGACGGGCAAGAGCTGGCCCTGCACGGATTCGATGCCGTTCCCGGGCGATCCCGCGCTGTCCATGTGCTCGGAGGGCACCATCCACCGCACGGCCACCGCCCAGTGCCCAAACAGCCTTCCGCGACCAGAGACGTGCACGCCCACGGGCGGCGGATCGAGTGAATGCAGCGCCGACACCGACTGTACTGCGAAGCCCCACGGCTTATGCGGTGTCAAGCAGCAGGTGGTGGACTGCGTCTGCTTCTACGGCTGCGTGACCGACGCGGACTGCGACGCCGGCTCGGTGTGTGTGTGCGGGCAGCCCGCGGGGTACTGCTTTACGGCCAGCTGCGCGACCGACGCAGACTGTGGGGCTGGCGCGCTCTGCGCGCAGGCGCGGCTCGAGAAGTGTGGGAGCTTCGGTTTCCGCTGCCAGCGCGGCGGAGATCAGTGCGCCCAGGACTCCGACTGCGCACCGGGTCAGCAGTGCGCGGTCAGCGGCGGACTCGCCAAGTGCCAAGAGAACGACTGCCCCGTGCCCGGGCGCCCATTCTTCGTGGATGACGCTGCCCGCGTGGCGGCGGTGGTCGAGCGGGCGGACTGGTGCTCAGACTTCCGGCCGCGCGTGAAAGGGCTCACCGGCGGCGAGCGTGCCGCGCTCGCGGCACACTGGGCGAAGGTTGGGCAAATGGAGCATGCGTCCGTGGCGGCCTTCGCGCGCTTCACGCTCCAGCTCCTCGCCCTCGGTGCGCCCGCCGCGCTGGTGCGTGACAGCCAGGAAGCGATGGCCGACGAGCTCCGGCACGCCCAGACTGCCTTTGGGCTCGCGTCAGCGTACTCGGGCTCGCAGGTGGGCCCCGCAGCGCTCGACGTCTCGGGCGCGCTCGGTGGCGAGGACGTCGCCAGTATCGTCCGGCTCACCTTCCGCGAAGGCTGCGTGGGCGAGAGCGCGGCGGCGCACGAGGCTCGGGTGTCCGCCGAGTCGGCCGCCGATCCCGTCGTGCGTGGCGTGCTCGAAGACATCGGCGCCGACGAAGAGCGACATGCGCTGCTCGCGTGGAAGCTCGTGCGCTGGGCCTTCGACTGCTTCGGCACCGAAGCGCGCGACGCGGTGCGCGCCGAGGTCGCACGGCTCGAAGCCGAAGCCGCCCTCGCCCCTGCGCCGGAAGGCGCGTTCGCAGCGCACGGCGTGTTCGACGAAGCTGCGCGCCTTGCGCTCCGCGCCGAGGCCGTGCGTGCCGTCGTGCTGCCTTGTGCCGAGGCGCTCTTCGCCGAAGCCGGCTCGAGCGGCGAGGGGGCTCACAACCGAGCCGCCTGA
- a CDS encoding AI-2E family transporter, translated as MTRGRRPLLERTQRVSARWAVLVVCVGAGLTLIPLGVPLILAAWVAIIAHPLHIRLSRRLGGKQRAAGVMTVSFVLIALLPLLALTVSVTGRAVELVRQVMASEDGAAALKSLVSASGSGPLHPEGSDGFDLDRLLNMAQQHGATAWHALSELAGAATSLVVGTFVFVLGVYEFLINGTRAYDWLLEHAPIPRAYVHRLGNAFSETGRGLFVGLGLTALLQGGAATIGYVALGIREAFVLGALTTVASIIPTGGTGLVWIPVSAGLAMGGRPVAAVVMVAIGIFVSTADNFVRPALSRYGNLSMPSLLLLVAMLGGLTLFGPWGVALGPLMVRLALEGLEILREQGDTNGGRTLG; from the coding sequence GTGACGCGGGGACGCAGACCTTTGCTCGAGCGGACCCAACGGGTTTCGGCTCGTTGGGCCGTGCTCGTGGTGTGTGTCGGCGCGGGACTGACCTTGATTCCGCTGGGCGTCCCGCTGATTCTTGCGGCCTGGGTGGCGATCATCGCTCACCCGCTTCACATCCGACTCAGTCGGAGGTTGGGCGGCAAACAGCGAGCAGCCGGCGTAATGACCGTGTCGTTCGTACTGATCGCGCTCTTGCCGCTCTTGGCTCTGACGGTTTCCGTCACCGGCAGGGCGGTCGAGCTCGTGCGGCAAGTCATGGCCTCCGAGGACGGCGCTGCCGCGCTGAAATCCCTGGTGTCAGCCTCAGGCAGCGGTCCGCTTCACCCCGAAGGCTCCGACGGCTTCGACCTCGACCGCTTGCTCAACATGGCGCAGCAACACGGCGCCACCGCGTGGCACGCGCTCAGCGAGCTGGCGGGCGCAGCCACTTCGCTGGTAGTCGGGACCTTCGTTTTCGTCTTGGGCGTTTACGAGTTCCTCATCAACGGCACGCGCGCTTACGACTGGCTGCTGGAACATGCGCCCATTCCACGCGCGTACGTGCATCGACTCGGCAACGCTTTCAGCGAGACAGGGCGCGGTCTGTTCGTCGGTCTGGGACTGACCGCGTTGTTGCAGGGCGGCGCCGCAACCATCGGTTACGTCGCGCTCGGCATCCGGGAGGCGTTCGTGCTGGGCGCGCTGACCACCGTAGCCTCGATCATTCCTACCGGGGGAACGGGGCTGGTCTGGATCCCGGTCAGCGCGGGGCTCGCGATGGGAGGCAGGCCAGTGGCGGCGGTGGTGATGGTCGCCATCGGGATCTTCGTTTCTACTGCGGACAACTTCGTGCGACCGGCCTTGTCTCGCTACGGCAACCTCAGCATGCCCAGTCTCTTGCTGCTCGTCGCCATGCTCGGTGGGCTCACGCTGTTCGGCCCTTGGGGCGTTGCGCTCGGTCCGCTCATGGTTCGGCTAGCCCTAGAGGGACTCGAGATTTTGCGCGAACAGGGCGACACGAACGGCGGACGCACGCTGGGTTAG
- a CDS encoding DUF3494 domain-containing protein, translated as MSTHSKSFCSPLVFLLLAGFAVACGDSGDGETSGSGGTAASGSGGAAASGSGGTAASGSGGTAASGSGGSVASGLAVNLGTASNYVVLAKTGISTVPTSAITGNLGVSPAAATFITGFALTADPTNVFSTSPQITGKVYAADFAPPTPSDMTTAVGDMELAFVDAAGRAAGVTELGAGNIGGMTLAPGVYAWGTGLLVPTDVTLTGSATDVWIFQVAQDLTVSSGAKLVLAGGALPQNVFWQIAGLVDLGTTTHWEGVILTQTSITLRTGASVNGRLLAQTAVNLDGSTVIEPAN; from the coding sequence ATGTCTACACACTCGAAATCATTTTGCTCGCCTCTCGTCTTCTTGCTCCTCGCTGGGTTCGCGGTCGCTTGCGGCGACAGCGGGGACGGAGAGACCAGCGGGTCTGGCGGAACGGCGGCGTCCGGCTCGGGTGGCGCGGCGGCGTCGGGTTCCGGTGGAACCGCGGCATCGGGCTCGGGTGGAACGGCGGCGTCGGGCTCCGGCGGCAGCGTGGCCTCAGGCCTCGCCGTGAACCTCGGAACCGCTTCCAACTACGTGGTCCTCGCGAAGACCGGGATTTCGACGGTGCCCACCTCTGCCATCACCGGAAACCTGGGAGTGAGCCCGGCTGCAGCAACGTTCATCACGGGGTTCGCGTTGACCGCGGATCCCACCAATGTGTTCTCGACCTCCCCGCAGATCACCGGGAAGGTCTACGCGGCGGACTTCGCGCCGCCCACGCCGTCCGACATGACCACGGCTGTCGGGGACATGGAGCTCGCGTTCGTGGACGCTGCAGGGCGCGCAGCCGGCGTGACCGAGCTGGGCGCAGGGAACATCGGGGGCATGACCCTCGCGCCGGGCGTCTACGCCTGGGGCACGGGCCTTCTCGTGCCCACGGACGTCACGCTCACGGGCAGCGCGACCGACGTCTGGATCTTCCAGGTCGCGCAGGATCTCACGGTGAGCAGCGGTGCGAAGCTCGTGCTGGCGGGTGGAGCGCTGCCCCAGAACGTCTTCTGGCAGATCGCGGGGCTCGTGGACCTCGGAACCACGACCCATTGGGAAGGAGTCATCCTGACCCAAACCTCGATTACCCTGAGAACGGGTGCATCGGTCAACGGGCGGCTGCTGGCGCAGACAGCGGTCAACCTCGACGGCAGCACCGTGATCGAACCCGCAAACTGA
- a CDS encoding OmpA family protein, giving the protein MALSTSACGTAGTPKQLLDARAAYSAAEAGPAKTLTPAELVDAKKSLDEAEQTFLDDGASDKTVDAAYVAQRRAELADARGRIADGEAAAVRNRAELASVNASRLSATENALDQSRGEVARKGQELALTGAELRATGSALVREKQALAQEKKARALAEARLKDAMDKLALAASLSVKEEPRGTVITLPSNVLFATAKWVLLPGSMSKLDAVAVALKDQPDVTIKVEGHTDSQGTPEANNLLATRRAESVRAYLESKGVAKDQLSATGLGEDRPIGDNKTTDGRAQNRRVEIVVTPREKR; this is encoded by the coding sequence ATGGCGCTCAGCACGAGCGCATGCGGTACCGCTGGAACACCGAAACAACTCCTCGACGCGCGCGCCGCGTACTCGGCCGCGGAAGCAGGCCCCGCCAAGACCCTGACGCCCGCCGAGCTGGTGGACGCCAAGAAGTCCCTGGACGAGGCAGAGCAGACCTTCCTGGACGACGGTGCCTCTGACAAAACGGTCGACGCGGCGTACGTCGCACAGCGACGCGCCGAGCTCGCAGACGCCCGTGGACGCATCGCGGATGGGGAAGCCGCCGCCGTGCGAAACCGCGCCGAGCTCGCGAGTGTGAATGCCTCGCGGTTGAGCGCGACCGAGAACGCGCTCGATCAGTCCCGGGGTGAGGTCGCTCGAAAAGGGCAAGAGCTCGCCCTGACGGGTGCCGAGCTACGCGCAACGGGTTCGGCGCTCGTTCGCGAGAAGCAGGCCTTGGCCCAGGAGAAGAAGGCGCGTGCCCTCGCAGAAGCGCGTCTGAAGGACGCAATGGACAAGCTCGCGCTGGCAGCCTCACTCTCGGTCAAAGAGGAGCCGCGCGGCACCGTCATCACGTTGCCGAGCAACGTGCTGTTTGCCACGGCCAAGTGGGTGCTCTTGCCGGGCTCGATGAGTAAGTTGGATGCGGTCGCGGTGGCCCTCAAGGACCAGCCCGACGTGACGATCAAGGTCGAAGGGCACACCGACAGTCAAGGTACCCCCGAGGCCAACAACCTGCTCGCGACCAGGCGCGCCGAATCGGTGCGTGCGTATCTCGAGTCCAAGGGTGTGGCGAAGGACCAACTCTCCGCAACCGGCCTTGGAGAGGACCGGCCCATCGGCGACAACAAGACCACCGACGGCCGTGCACAGAATCGGCGAGTCGAAATCGTCGTGACGCCGCGCGAGAAGCGGTAG
- a CDS encoding DUF4398 domain-containing protein, whose translation MQTKLGFSVVTLCAIAGCGGTVMSPSKLTASEGSVRGAEEVGARDEPKAGLHLKLAQDEVKKAKSLSESGDGEAADRMLTRAQVDADLAIAVTNEAKTWRAAQLVSAEVEKARGGVK comes from the coding sequence ATGCAAACAAAACTTGGATTTTCCGTGGTCACACTGTGCGCGATCGCCGGCTGTGGGGGAACCGTGATGTCCCCGTCGAAGCTCACCGCTTCGGAAGGGTCCGTGCGCGGCGCTGAAGAAGTAGGCGCTCGGGACGAGCCGAAGGCAGGCCTGCATCTGAAGCTCGCGCAAGACGAGGTCAAGAAGGCCAAGTCCTTGAGCGAGAGTGGTGATGGAGAGGCAGCAGACCGAATGCTGACGCGCGCTCAGGTGGACGCCGATCTGGCCATCGCGGTCACGAACGAAGCGAAGACCTGGCGAGCTGCGCAACTGGTGAGTGCCGAAGTCGAAAAAGCCCGAGGAGGCGTCAAATGA
- a CDS encoding GlsB/YeaQ/YmgE family stress response membrane protein, with protein sequence MSIVSWLVLGLIAGFIASKIVDGSGAGLTTDLVLGVVGAFVGGGVFHFFGEAGVTGFNFWSLFVAVVGAVLVLVAYHAVSGRRSGVRT encoded by the coding sequence ATGTCGATCGTCAGCTGGCTGGTGCTGGGTCTCATCGCTGGCTTCATTGCCAGCAAGATCGTGGACGGCAGCGGCGCGGGGCTCACGACCGACCTGGTCTTGGGCGTCGTCGGCGCCTTCGTTGGCGGCGGTGTGTTCCACTTCTTCGGCGAGGCCGGAGTAACCGGGTTCAATTTCTGGAGCCTGTTCGTGGCCGTCGTCGGCGCCGTTCTGGTGCTGGTCGCGTACCACGCGGTCTCCGGGCGGCGCTCGGGTGTCCGAACGTGA
- a CDS encoding sigma-54-dependent Fis family transcriptional regulator, with product MTGRILVIDDDQNMCDLLETLLTKRGFEVTSFVSAHDALDAVATREFDAVLTDLAMTPMTGIALCERILGTRPDLPVILVTGVGSMELAISAMRAGAYDFITKPVDAEVLGLGVARAVQHKQLLKEVRRLRTAVAASEHPESIVGTSSAMKRVYDLIARVGDSAASVLIQGPTGTGKELIARAIHAQSPRSAGPFVAINCAAVPPTLLESELFGHARGAFTDAKAERKGLFLEASGGTLFLDEIGELPLEVQPKLLRALQERKVRPVGSNSELPFDVRIVSATNRNLEDEVFEKRFREDFYYRINVVKIELPPLKERGGDILALAQHFLTMFAGQSGKPALTLSASVAKKLMDYDWPGNVRELENCIERTVALAAFDQVTVEDLPEKIRAYHPERFVVSADDPTEVVTMAELERKYVLRVVALVGGNRSRAAEVLGFDRRTLYRKLKLYAGAEDSEQEAELSETGTTSTHGSSVRT from the coding sequence TTGACCGGTCGAATTCTCGTCATTGATGACGATCAGAACATGTGTGACTTGCTCGAGACTCTGCTGACGAAGCGGGGGTTCGAGGTCACCTCGTTCGTGTCGGCGCACGATGCGCTCGATGCGGTGGCAACCCGCGAATTCGACGCGGTGCTCACGGATCTCGCCATGACGCCGATGACCGGGATTGCGCTGTGCGAGCGCATCTTGGGGACTCGACCCGACCTGCCGGTGATCCTGGTGACCGGTGTGGGAAGCATGGAGCTTGCCATTTCGGCGATGCGCGCGGGCGCCTACGATTTCATCACCAAGCCGGTGGATGCAGAAGTCCTCGGGCTGGGTGTGGCTCGAGCCGTCCAGCACAAACAGCTACTGAAAGAGGTCCGAAGACTTCGAACCGCCGTGGCAGCTTCCGAACACCCGGAATCAATCGTCGGGACGAGCTCGGCAATGAAGCGCGTCTACGACTTGATTGCTCGCGTCGGTGACAGCGCCGCCTCGGTGCTGATTCAAGGCCCGACCGGAACGGGGAAGGAGCTCATTGCGCGCGCCATCCACGCGCAAAGTCCCAGGAGCGCTGGCCCGTTCGTCGCCATCAATTGTGCGGCGGTTCCCCCGACGCTGCTCGAGAGCGAGCTGTTCGGTCACGCGCGCGGCGCGTTCACCGACGCCAAGGCAGAGCGGAAGGGGCTCTTTCTCGAGGCCTCGGGGGGCACGCTCTTCTTGGACGAAATAGGGGAGCTTCCCCTCGAGGTGCAGCCGAAGCTGCTCCGTGCCCTGCAGGAGCGGAAAGTTCGCCCCGTGGGTTCGAACTCCGAGCTGCCGTTCGACGTGCGAATCGTCTCTGCAACCAACAGGAACCTCGAAGACGAGGTGTTCGAAAAACGATTTCGGGAAGATTTCTACTATCGGATCAACGTCGTCAAGATCGAGCTGCCACCGCTCAAAGAGCGAGGTGGAGACATTCTGGCGTTGGCCCAGCATTTCCTGACGATGTTCGCCGGGCAGAGTGGTAAACCCGCCCTGACCCTGTCCGCATCCGTGGCAAAAAAGCTCATGGACTACGACTGGCCCGGCAACGTTCGCGAGCTCGAGAACTGCATCGAGCGCACGGTGGCTTTGGCGGCGTTCGATCAGGTGACGGTGGAAGATCTTCCAGAGAAGATCCGGGCCTACCATCCCGAGCGATTCGTGGTCTCCGCAGACGATCCGACGGAGGTCGTGACGATGGCAGAGCTCGAGAGAAAGTACGTGCTGCGCGTGGTTGCGTTGGTCGGAGGCAATCGCTCCCGCGCGGCCGAGGTTCTCGGCTTCGACCGGCGAACGCTGTATCGCAAGCTGAAACTGTACGCCGGGGCCGAGGACTCCGAGCAGGAAGCCGAACTCTCCGAGACGGGCACGACGAGCACACACGGAAGCTCGGTCAGAACTTGA
- a CDS encoding PAS domain S-box protein, translating into MNARPPGAGPEADADARHSDPLLKAGALQSAIFNSANFSSIATDANGVIQIFNVGAERMLGYTAAEVINKLTPADISNPQELIVRAKALSSEAGTSIAPGFEALVFKASRGIEDIYELTYIRKDGSRFPAVVSVTALRDAQDAIIGYLLIGTDNTARKQVEEERQKLDQRLRDQHFYTRSLIESNIDAMMTTDPRGIITDVNKQMEALTGCTRDELIGAPFKNYFTDPERAEAGINRVLNEGKVTNYELTARARDGHLTVVSYNATTFHDRDRRLQGVFASARDVTELKRFEQTLKQKNVELEDASRAKSEFLANMSHELRTPLNAIIGFSEVLRDGLMGEMTDQQRGFIGDIFSSGKHLLSLINDILDLSKVEAGKMTLDLEPVEVSSLFVNSLSIIREKAAARHVSLEFDASDALGVIWADKRKVKQIAYNLLSNAVKFTGNGGQVTLRTRRVPRSEVGQLSGSWRGRSSSLSDSAFAEFLAVSVSDTGIGISPEGLEHLFKPFSQIDSSLARKFEGTGLGLAMVKLLAELHGGALAVESAVGEGACFTVWLPLRTSGEEALTTAKAPAVVRDQELAGTRTALVVEDDFKSAELIRVQLEAEGFRVLCAPSAESALELAAQQPLSLITLDIMLPGVDGWEFLNRVRSVPGLARIPVVILSIVADRNRGFALGAAAVMQKPVSRQELYESLVGLGLLPSAPDRPLKVLVVDDDPKAVELMASHVLGLPSAVLRAYGGREAIDAARRELPDLIVLDLMMPDVTGFDVVLALREHPDTDRIPIVVVTAMEISAEDRARLNGYVSAIMEKGEFDRARFTAEVRRALSGRHPLG; encoded by the coding sequence TTGAACGCCCGCCCGCCCGGGGCAGGCCCCGAGGCAGACGCGGACGCCAGACACTCTGACCCCCTCTTGAAGGCCGGAGCGCTGCAGAGCGCGATCTTCAACAGCGCCAACTTCTCGAGCATTGCCACGGACGCGAACGGGGTCATTCAGATCTTCAACGTCGGCGCAGAGCGGATGCTCGGTTACACGGCCGCCGAGGTGATCAACAAGCTCACGCCCGCCGACATCTCCAATCCACAAGAGCTGATCGTGCGCGCCAAGGCGCTCAGCTCCGAGGCGGGGACGAGCATTGCTCCCGGCTTCGAGGCTTTGGTGTTCAAGGCTTCACGTGGCATCGAAGACATCTACGAGCTCACCTACATCCGCAAGGATGGCAGCCGCTTTCCGGCGGTGGTGTCCGTCACGGCGCTGCGCGATGCCCAGGACGCCATCATCGGTTACCTGCTGATCGGCACCGACAACACCGCCCGCAAGCAGGTGGAAGAGGAGCGACAGAAGCTGGATCAGCGGCTACGCGACCAGCATTTCTACACGCGCTCGCTGATCGAATCCAACATCGATGCAATGATGACCACCGACCCCAGGGGCATCATCACCGACGTCAACAAACAAATGGAGGCGCTGACCGGGTGCACACGGGACGAGCTAATCGGCGCGCCGTTCAAGAACTACTTCACCGATCCAGAGCGGGCGGAAGCGGGCATCAACCGCGTGCTCAACGAGGGCAAGGTCACCAACTACGAGCTCACCGCGCGCGCCAGGGATGGGCACCTCACCGTTGTCTCCTACAACGCGACCACCTTCCACGACCGTGACCGAAGGCTGCAAGGTGTGTTCGCCTCGGCGCGCGACGTGACGGAGCTGAAGCGCTTCGAGCAAACACTGAAACAGAAGAACGTCGAGCTCGAAGACGCTAGTCGGGCGAAGTCCGAGTTCCTGGCCAACATGTCACACGAGCTGAGGACACCGTTGAACGCCATCATCGGCTTTTCCGAGGTGCTCCGGGATGGCCTGATGGGCGAGATGACCGATCAACAGCGTGGCTTCATCGGTGACATTTTCAGCAGCGGCAAACATCTGCTCTCCCTGATCAACGACATCCTCGACCTGTCCAAGGTGGAGGCCGGCAAGATGACGCTCGATCTCGAGCCAGTGGAGGTGTCCTCGTTATTCGTGAACAGCCTGTCAATCATCAGAGAGAAGGCCGCGGCCCGCCATGTCAGCTTGGAGTTCGACGCCTCGGACGCGTTAGGCGTCATCTGGGCGGACAAGCGCAAAGTGAAACAGATCGCCTACAACCTGCTCTCCAACGCGGTGAAGTTCACGGGCAACGGCGGTCAGGTGACTCTCCGGACGCGCCGCGTCCCGCGCAGCGAGGTAGGCCAGCTGTCGGGTTCCTGGAGGGGTCGGAGCTCTTCGCTATCCGACAGCGCTTTCGCCGAGTTTCTCGCGGTCAGCGTCAGCGACACCGGCATCGGCATCTCACCCGAGGGCCTCGAGCACCTGTTCAAGCCCTTCAGTCAGATCGACAGCAGCTTGGCGCGAAAATTCGAGGGCACTGGCCTCGGCTTGGCCATGGTCAAGCTCCTCGCCGAATTGCACGGCGGCGCCTTGGCCGTGGAAAGCGCGGTCGGAGAGGGGGCTTGCTTCACGGTATGGCTGCCGCTCCGAACATCGGGGGAGGAGGCGCTGACGACGGCCAAAGCGCCCGCCGTCGTCCGGGACCAAGAGCTCGCGGGAACGCGCACCGCGCTGGTGGTGGAAGACGATTTCAAATCCGCAGAGCTCATCCGCGTTCAACTCGAGGCGGAGGGCTTCCGGGTCCTGTGTGCGCCCTCCGCCGAATCCGCGCTGGAGCTCGCCGCCCAGCAACCGCTGTCACTGATCACTCTGGACATCATGCTGCCCGGGGTCGACGGCTGGGAGTTCCTGAATCGAGTCAGGAGTGTGCCGGGGCTCGCACGCATCCCGGTCGTGATCCTGTCAATCGTGGCCGATCGCAACAGAGGCTTCGCGCTCGGTGCCGCTGCGGTGATGCAGAAGCCAGTGTCTCGGCAGGAGTTGTACGAGTCGCTGGTCGGGCTCGGTCTGCTTCCCTCCGCGCCCGACCGGCCGCTCAAGGTCCTCGTAGTGGACGACGATCCCAAGGCAGTGGAGCTGATGGCGTCTCACGTCTTGGGCTTGCCCAGCGCCGTGCTGCGCGCATATGGCGGCCGCGAGGCCATCGATGCCGCACGGCGGGAGCTGCCCGACCTGATTGTGCTCGACTTGATGATGCCCGACGTGACGGGTTTCGACGTCGTGCTGGCGCTCCGCGAGCATCCCGACACGGATCGCATCCCAATCGTGGTGGTGACCGCCATGGAGATCTCCGCCGAGGACCGCGCCAGGTTGAACGGTTACGTGTCGGCGATCATGGAGAAGGGTGAATTCGACCGTGCACGGTTCACGGCCGAAGTCCGGCGGGCCTTGTCCGGCCGCCACCCACTGGGCTGA
- a CDS encoding response regulator: MAKILVVEDNPANMKLAIFLLESVHHTVLSATNAEAGLTLARDARPDLILMDIQLPGMDGLQAIVLLKGDAATRAIPVVALTALAMKGDEARIRAAGYDGYIAKPIQYRDFLATVAAQLGAA, translated from the coding sequence ATGGCCAAGATCCTGGTCGTCGAAGACAACCCCGCCAACATGAAGTTGGCGATATTCCTGTTGGAGTCGGTGCACCACACCGTGCTCAGCGCGACCAACGCCGAGGCGGGGCTGACACTGGCCCGCGACGCGCGGCCGGACCTGATCTTGATGGATATCCAGCTTCCGGGCATGGACGGCCTGCAAGCCATCGTGCTCTTGAAGGGCGACGCTGCGACGCGCGCCATTCCGGTGGTCGCCCTCACCGCCCTGGCAATGAAGGGCGACGAGGCGCGCATTCGAGCGGCGGGCTATGACGGTTACATCGCCAAGCCGATCCAGTATCGGGACTTCCTGGCGACCGTTGCGGCTCAGCTGGGAGCCGCATGA
- a CDS encoding response regulator encodes MTLRILIVDDDENNRQLLQIMLAPEGYLLCTAASGEEALADVAAEPPDLILLDVLMPGMDGYQVATELKANVASQNIPVILLTAMDDHSARTRWQSAQADGFLKKPVARVELCRRVREVLGLQPESVRD; translated from the coding sequence ATGACTCTGCGCATCCTGATCGTGGACGATGACGAAAACAACCGACAGTTATTGCAGATCATGCTCGCGCCGGAGGGCTACCTGCTCTGCACTGCGGCCAGCGGCGAGGAGGCGCTCGCCGACGTGGCGGCAGAGCCGCCGGACCTGATCCTGCTCGACGTCCTCATGCCGGGAATGGACGGGTATCAGGTGGCGACCGAGCTGAAGGCCAACGTCGCTTCCCAGAACATTCCCGTGATCCTGCTCACGGCCATGGACGATCACAGCGCCCGAACGCGCTGGCAGAGCGCTCAGGCCGATGGCTTTCTAAAAAAGCCCGTGGCGCGCGTCGAGCTCTGTCGGCGGGTCAGGGAAGTGCTCGGGCTCCAGCCAGAGTCAGTCCGGGACTAA
- a CDS encoding response regulator encodes MLVVDDDDGSRGELEGAVLDLGHVCMTAREGAEAWELHRAHDFDVIVSDWMMPCMDGLELCRRARADSSDGYTYFIMMTSLTDRPHVVEALRGGVDDYLTKPLDIEQLTAKLQSASRITRLHRGLSRSNASLKRAGDRAFDAARTDPLTQAGNRLRLQDDL; translated from the coding sequence GTGCTGGTCGTCGATGACGACGACGGTTCGAGGGGGGAGCTCGAGGGGGCGGTCCTCGACCTCGGGCATGTTTGCATGACCGCACGGGAAGGCGCCGAGGCCTGGGAGCTGCACCGAGCTCACGACTTCGACGTGATCGTGAGCGATTGGATGATGCCGTGTATGGACGGTCTCGAGCTGTGTCGCAGGGCGAGGGCAGATTCTAGCGATGGCTACACCTATTTCATCATGATGACCTCGCTCACGGATCGCCCGCACGTCGTCGAGGCGCTGCGCGGAGGCGTGGATGATTACCTGACCAAGCCCCTGGACATCGAGCAGCTGACGGCGAAGCTTCAGTCTGCCTCCCGCATCACTCGGCTCCATCGTGGGCTTTCCCGGAGCAACGCCTCGCTCAAGCGGGCCGGCGATCGCGCCTTCGACGCAGCCCGGACTGACCCGCTGACTCAGGCCGGCAACCGCCTGCGACTGCAAGATGATCTGTAA